The genomic stretch TCGAAGAGCGGATCGAGGTCGAGAATCCGGACCCCTCCGATGCCGACGATGCTATGGCGGCCGATCCGAGCCCGCCGCCTGCTCCGTCGCCGACACCCGCTCCGAAACCGGAGGCTAAAGCGGATACGAAGGTCCTCGCCACCCCCGCCGTGCGCAAGCGCGCCAAGGATCTCGGCGTCGATCTGGCGCAGGTGAAGCCTGCCGAGGACGGCCGGGTCCGCCACGGTGATCTCGACCAGTTCTTGTCCTACAACTCGGGCTATGGCTCGGCTGCGCCCACGCGCGAGGACGAGGAAAAGAAGGTCATCGGCATGCGCCGTCGCATTGCCGAGAATATGGCCGCATCGAAGCGCAACATCCCGCACTTCTCTTACGTTGAAGAGGTCGACGTTACGGACCTCGAGGAATTGCGCGCCCAGCTCAACGCCAATCGCGGCGACAAGCCGAAGCTGACCATCCTGCCGATGCTGATTACCGCGATCTGCAAGACGCTGCCCGACTTCCCGATGATCAATGCGCGCTATGACGACGAGGCCGGCGTGGTCACGCGTTACGGCGCCGTACACATGGGCATGGCGGCCCAGACCGATGCGGGTCTGATGGTGCCGGTCATCAAGAATGCGCAGGCGCAGAACCTGTGGCAGCTCGCAAACGAGATTTCCCGCCTCGCCGATGCAGCACGGAACGGAACTGCCAAGTCGGAAGAGATGCAGGGCGGCACGCTGACCGTAACCTCGCTTGGCCCGCTGGGCGGTGTCGCGACGACGCCGGTCATCAACCGCCCGGAAGTGGCGATCATTGGTCCGAACCGGATCATCGAGCGGCCGATGTACGTCATCGGCAGCGATGGCGCGGAGCGGATCGAGAAGCGCAAGCTGATGAACATTTCGATCAGCTGCGACCATCGCGTCGTCGATGGCTGGGATGCAGCGAGTTTCGTGCAGGCGCTGAAGAAATTGCTGGAAGCGCCGGCCCTGATCCTCGTCAGCTAAACGCGCTGCGCCTCACGGCGTCGTAACGGGTGGGTACGCCTGCGTCTGGATATCCAGCGCCGATTGCGCTGCCAGCGCCCCGCCTGCGAGCATGGTGAGCGACACGACCAGAAAAGCTGTTCTCAGCATTGCGAGCCCCCGTTCCCCACGCGGATTGCGATGGGTTCGATGGTCGCTGCGTTGGGTTAATATCGGGTAAAAACCGGTCGCTTCCGGGATTGGCGAAAAAAGCTCAAAAAAGCGTGGCGATCTGCATTGACAGGAATCGGAGCCTGCCCTAACTGCGCGGCTCCCAAGTGGCTACGCGGGTGTAGCTCAGTTGGTTAGAGTGTCGGCCTGTCACGCCGAAGGTCGCGGGTTCGAGTCCCGTCACTCGCGCCACTTGGGGATTTCCTTACGATTGATGGCTCTTGCAGTAATAGGCGGTTCGCCCGCCTACCTTGGCCGTCGCGATCTCACCTCCGCAGCGTCGACATTCTGCGCCCTTGTCGCGGTGGCGGATCAGCCATTTGCGCGGCAGCTGCGAATAATGTGCTTCGGTATCGACGACACCTTGCAGGATACGGCGCATCGCGGTGTGCATCGCGCCTAGCGTTGCATCATCGAGCGTATTGGCGCTGGTCTCCGGGTTGATCTCGGTCTGGAATAGGATCTCGTCGGACCAGAGGTTTCCGATCCCGGCCATCCGCTCCTGTTTCATCAGCGCCGATTTGATCGCGCTGCGCGTGCTGCCGAGTGCTTCGACGAAATCGGCCTTGTCGATGTCGAGCGCATCGGGGCCGAGCTTTTGGCTCTCGATGTAACTGTCTACGTCGTCGATAATGCGGACATGGCCAAGCTTGCGCGGGCAGCGAAAGGCGAGCCGGCGGTCGCCTTCGAAGATTATCAGCAGCTTGGTGTATTCGGGCACCTCCTCCGACGCATCGAATGCCACGAGTTTGCCGGTCATGCCCAGATGCACGGCAATCCAGGGACCGGTCTTCGATCCGGCAAAGATGTTCTTTCCGTGCCGCCTGGTCTGCGTGAGCTGGTGGCCGACCAGCCGCTGGCGCGCATTGTCGCCGGGCAGCTCTATGTAATCGGTGTCGCTTCCAAGCTCGACCGCCTCGATGGTGCGGTTGAGACACTCGCGCTCGAGGGTCAGGCGTTGCGCTTCGTTTTCGGGTAGCTCCGGCATGGCAAACGAACGAAGGCCGGGGGTCGCTGTTCCTCAGCCCCGCTCGGCCAGCTGACGCAGGTTGGCCTCGTGCTCGGCGCGGTCGATCTTGTACCGCGAGATACAATACAGCCCTGCCAACCACAGGACGAGCAGCGACGGCGCATAGCCTGCGCCTAGCGCCCATAGAGTGTCCTCGGACACACTGCTCGGCTCGGCGCCTTCCGGGAAGGCGATTGCGGACAGAATGACACCGGCAGCCAGCACGCCGAGGCCCTGTGTTGTCTTTCGGGTAAAGGTGATCGCCGCGTAATAGACGCCTTCGCTCCGTCGGCCGGTCTTCAACTGGTTCGCTTCCACCAGATCGGCGATCATCGAATAGGCAACCGCCGAAACCGCGATGATCAAAGCGAGGTCGATCACGTTGATTGCCAGCACCAACGGGAAAAGCAGCGGATCGCCGTTCTCGGGCATCGCGCCGATAAGACGAAGCAGCACGGGTGCTGGCTGGATCGTGAAGGCCAGCAGGCCCAGCATGATCGTGGCCTTCTTCTTACCCAATTTCCGGGTTGACCACGGGGCGAGAAGAAAGCCGAACAGCGCGGAGAAAAATACCGAGCAGGTCCAGATGAAGATCTGAAACTCGCTGAAGCCCCAGAAATAATTGAGGATCAGGAACGACAGCGAGGCCGCCAGGCCAGTCGCTACCGAGAAGAAAACCATGGCCAGGAAGAGCGCGATGAAGCTGCGTTCGCTGAGCGTTTCGATCATTTCGCGGAAGATGCGGCGGACGCTGTAGCGCTCGCCGGTGGCCACCGGGCGGTGCAGGTGGGGAATGCGATGGTGGGTTCCGAGAGCGGAGACCATGATGGCGAGGAAGATCGTGACGCTGCCGATGATGCCATAGGTTGCAAAGGCTTCCGGATCGCGCATCCCAAGCGGACCGGCGAGCAGGACGCCGAACATGATCACGCTCATGATATTGCCGCCCGCCCAGCCGAAGAACAGCCGGTAGGACTGGAGGCTGGTGCGCTCGTCGTAATCGGCTGCGAGCTCGGGGATTAGCGAGGTGCTGGGCGTCTCGTAGAATGTGATGAAGGTGCGGATCAGGATCGCGATGACCGTGAGGTAGAGGAATAATCCGGTCTTTCCCCAGTCGGGTGGATTCCAGAGCAGGAAGTAACTGAGCGCTACTGGAACGGCAGCAGCGTACATGAAGGGGTGGCGGCGGCCCCAGCGGCTGCGGAAATTGTCCGACCAATAGCCGACCAGAGGATCGGACAGGGCATCGAAGACCAGTGCGATGAGGATGGCAAGGCCGACCAGTCCCGGCTCCAACCCGATTACCGTGCCGTAGAACAGCAACAGGAAATAATCGAAACCGTTGTTCTTAATGCCGAAAGCCGCCGCCCCGAACCCATGCGCGAGCTTCAGCCCGACCGACGGTTTATCGCTGACGGGCAGGCCTGCGCCGCCACTGTGTGTTGCCATGTTTCTCTCCCACAAGGGAGGCTAGGGCAGGCATCCCTGCTTGGCAATCAGCCCCAGCGCCCGGTTTCCATCCAGATCAGGAAGCGCCGCAACGGCAGCAGCCAGACGAGGCCGAGGACGAGGTATACCACGGTTTGGGCCAGCGCGTGCCAACCGCCGATCAGCTCGGGCACGTAGCGCGCAATGACAATGCCGTAGACCAGCAGCGCGGCTAGCAGGCCCAGCAGGCCGACGGGTATCCGCCAGGTCGGTTCGTCTCTCATCGATGAGCCCTCATGCGAATGGTCCGTAAAAGCGAGTGGGAGTGACCACGGCTTGCAGACGCCTGTCATGTGCTTCTACCGGCAGCCAGTCGCACTTCTGGCAATCCCATGCCATGCCGATCGCGACCGTTTCCGGATGGGCTTCCAGCCAGCGATCGTAATGCCCGCCACCTTGTCCGAGCCGCCCGCCGTTGTCGGTGAAACCGACGAGCGGAACTAGCAACACATCAGGGTGCATCAAAGGTGCTTCCGGAGATGGCTGCATCAGCCCGAACGGCCCTTCTTCCAAATCCTCCCCCTCGAAAGGATCGACGAGGCGCGCGAACTCCATCGGTGCGCCGCCACCCGCAAAGCGGGGCAGGGCGAGCTCGTGGCCGTGCTCCAGAAAGAATTTCGCGTAGGACGTAGCAGGCGCCTCATATGCATTCTCCCGGTACAGGCCGATCACGGCGCCGTCTGCAACCAGGTCAAGCAGCGGAGCAGGGGGGCGGTGGAAGACGAGTGCGCGCATGCTGTCCGGCAGAGCCTCGACATGCGCTTTGCGCGCGGCGCGAAGCTCTTGGCGCAGGTCGTCCTTGCTCGGAAGTGTCACGCTTGGAGGCATCCTGTCTGCGATGGTGTGGCGGGACCACCATGGGTCGTTACCTTGAAATCCTCTGACGCCTAAAACGTCAGGTGGGCGCCGTATACCCCGGTTCCTGGGTTCCGTTCCGAAAAACGCAGTGGCCCGTGTTCCAGGGCAGGGACAGCTCCCTAGGATTGCTTATAGCCTCAGGGATATTCATGCGGCTCGTGCCGGGCAGCCCCGCCACCACGCTATTTAGGATGCGCGCGGTCAGCTCTCAAGGGTGGTGGCCGCATTCTCCAGCGCACCGGCGATGCGTTCGAGCTGGGTAGCGAGCCGGGCGCTGTCGAAATCCGGAGCTGTTGGCGGGGGAGGCGGCGGTGGGGCGCTTTGAGCCTCGTCCAGCTCGTCGGCCAAAAGAAGGGCCGCAAACAGGAGGTTTTTCGCTTCCTGATTGGAAAGATTGGCACCCATCGTGCTCAGCTTGTTGTCGATCACCCCGGCAAGACGCTCGATATGCGCTTCCTGACCATCTTGGCAGGCGACGGTGTAATTACGCCCGCCGACTTTCAGCCTTACATCGCTCATTTCTCGAGGCTTTCGATCAACGTATCGAGTTCGGCAAGGCTGCTTTGGACCTGTTTGCGCAGGGCCTCGTGCCGCTGCGCGAGATCGCAATTGCCAGCATCGTCGTTCTCGGGCGCGGCGTTGCTGGAATGGCGCGCGAGCGCCGCCTGTGTTTCGATCCGGCTCAGCGCACGGTCGATCCGGTCCATTGCCTGGGTGATGCGTTCTGCCGACATGATGTCCCGAATTACCAAGATTGCCGATTATAGGCAAAGCCTTGCAACGTCCTGTTGATAAGTTGGGTCAGCCCGGGGCCGCCTGTGCATGGCCCGGTAGCCGCCTTGACCTGCCGCCTCCCCTCCGCGATGGCTTCCGCGCGTCGAATCGGCCCTTTTCCGGAGAGCATTAGCATGAGCCTTGAAACGTCCCGCATGGTCAAGATGGCCAACGCCATCCGGGCACTTTCGATGGATGCGGTGCAGGCGGCGAATTCGGGACATCCCGGCATGCCGATGGGTATGGCCGACGTCGCCACGGTTTTGTGGGGCGAATATCTGAAGCACGATCCCAAGACGCCCGACTGGGCCGATCGCGACCGCTTCGTGCTGTCTGCCGGTCATGGGTCCATGCTGATCTACGCGCTGCTCCACCTCTCGGGCTACGATGCGCCGACAACCGAAGACATCCGCAATTTCCGCCAGCTCGGCAGCCCTTGCGCGGGGCACCCGGAAAACTTCCTTCTCGCCGGAGTGGAATGCACCACCGGTCCGCTGGGGCAGGGCCTCGCGATGGCAGTCGGCATGGCAATCGCAGAGCGCAAGCTGAACGCCGATTTCGGTGACAATCTGGTCGATCACCGGACTTGGGTGATCGCGGGCGATGGCTGCCTGATGGAAGGCATCAACCACGAAGCGATTGGGTTGGCGGGGCATCTCAAGCTCGGCCGGATGAACGTGCTGTGGGACGACAACAATATCACCATCGATGGGTCGACCGACCTTTCGACCAGCGAGAACATCAAGGCGCGCTACGAAGCGACCGGCTGGCATGTAGTCAGCTGCAACGGCCATGATTTCGATGACATCCGCCGCGCGCTGGACGAGGCGGTGGCGGACGAACGCCCCTCGCTCATCGCTTGCAGCACTGTCATCGGCAAAGGCTCGCCGAACAAGCAGGGCACCAGCGCAACCCACGGTGCACCGCTGGGCGATGACGAGATCGCCGCCGCTCGCGACTTGCTCGGCTGGGACGCGAAGCCCTTCGAAATCCCCGAACAGGTGCTGGCCGACTGGCGCGGCACTGCCGAAAACGGGCAGAACGCTTATCGTACTTGGCTTGACCGCCTATCAAACGACGGTCGCCGCGCCGACTTCGAGCG from Qipengyuania profundimaris encodes the following:
- a CDS encoding dihydrolipoamide acetyltransferase family protein, with translation MAKFTFNMPDIGEGIAEAEIVQWHKQVGDTVQEDEEFVDMMTDKATVPMESPVNGKILEIAGGEGDMVSIGSMLVVIDVEGEVPDEVAEENDAAAEATPAPAPKDEEVEERIEVENPDPSDADDAMAADPSPPPAPSPTPAPKPEAKADTKVLATPAVRKRAKDLGVDLAQVKPAEDGRVRHGDLDQFLSYNSGYGSAAPTREDEEKKVIGMRRRIAENMAASKRNIPHFSYVEEVDVTDLEELRAQLNANRGDKPKLTILPMLITAICKTLPDFPMINARYDDEAGVVTRYGAVHMGMAAQTDAGLMVPVIKNAQAQNLWQLANEISRLADAARNGTAKSEEMQGGTLTVTSLGPLGGVATTPVINRPEVAIIGPNRIIERPMYVIGSDGAERIEKRKLMNISISCDHRVVDGWDAASFVQALKKLLEAPALILVS
- a CDS encoding Fpg/Nei family DNA glycosylase; this translates as MPELPENEAQRLTLERECLNRTIEAVELGSDTDYIELPGDNARQRLVGHQLTQTRRHGKNIFAGSKTGPWIAVHLGMTGKLVAFDASEEVPEYTKLLIIFEGDRRLAFRCPRKLGHVRIIDDVDSYIESQKLGPDALDIDKADFVEALGSTRSAIKSALMKQERMAGIGNLWSDEILFQTEINPETSANTLDDATLGAMHTAMRRILQGVVDTEAHYSQLPRKWLIRHRDKGAECRRCGGEIATAKVGGRTAYYCKSHQS
- a CDS encoding MFS transporter, which gives rise to MATHSGGAGLPVSDKPSVGLKLAHGFGAAAFGIKNNGFDYFLLLFYGTVIGLEPGLVGLAILIALVFDALSDPLVGYWSDNFRSRWGRRHPFMYAAAVPVALSYFLLWNPPDWGKTGLFLYLTVIAILIRTFITFYETPSTSLIPELAADYDERTSLQSYRLFFGWAGGNIMSVIMFGVLLAGPLGMRDPEAFATYGIIGSVTIFLAIMVSALGTHHRIPHLHRPVATGERYSVRRIFREMIETLSERSFIALFLAMVFFSVATGLAASLSFLILNYFWGFSEFQIFIWTCSVFFSALFGFLLAPWSTRKLGKKKATIMLGLLAFTIQPAPVLLRLIGAMPENGDPLLFPLVLAINVIDLALIIAVSAVAYSMIADLVEANQLKTGRRSEGVYYAAITFTRKTTQGLGVLAAGVILSAIAFPEGAEPSSVSEDTLWALGAGYAPSLLVLWLAGLYCISRYKIDRAEHEANLRQLAERG
- a CDS encoding DUF2842 domain-containing protein; translation: MRDEPTWRIPVGLLGLLAALLVYGIVIARYVPELIGGWHALAQTVVYLVLGLVWLLPLRRFLIWMETGRWG
- a CDS encoding 5-formyltetrahydrofolate cyclo-ligase, giving the protein MTLPSKDDLRQELRAARKAHVEALPDSMRALVFHRPPAPLLDLVADGAVIGLYRENAYEAPATSYAKFFLEHGHELALPRFAGGGAPMEFARLVDPFEGEDLEEGPFGLMQPSPEAPLMHPDVLLVPLVGFTDNGGRLGQGGGHYDRWLEAHPETVAIGMAWDCQKCDWLPVEAHDRRLQAVVTPTRFYGPFA
- a CDS encoding cell division protein ZapA, translated to MSDVRLKVGGRNYTVACQDGQEAHIERLAGVIDNKLSTMGANLSNQEAKNLLFAALLLADELDEAQSAPPPPPPPTAPDFDSARLATQLERIAGALENAATTLES